The Thermodesulfobacterium sp. TA1 sequence AGCGATACTTTCATAAAAAGTTTAAAAAACTAAAAAACCAAAGAAAAAAAGCAAAATTTAAAGTATTAATCGAAAATTTAGCGATAATTCAAATTTTTTATTCTTGACATAAAATTAAAGATAAATAAAATGTATTCTATACAAAAACTGTAGGGAGGGTACAATGGGCGAGGTAAAAAAGCATGATACACCAAAAGTAGACCAGCTTAAAACTGGTCCTTGGCCAAGTTTTGTGGATGACATTTATTCTTATGCAGAGAAGCACAAGAAACAAGCATGTTATGACATAATGGGTCAGATGGAGCTTTCTTACACCAACAGGGAGACCCATTGGAAACATGGTGGTATTGTGGGTGTGTTTGGTTATGGTGGTGGTGTTATTGGACGTTATTCTGACCAGCAGGAAAAATTTCCTGCAATTTGGGCATTTCATACCATCCGTGTTCATCATACTGCAGGAAAGTGGTATCATGTTTCAGCTTTAAGAAAGCTTTGTGATCTGTGGGATCATCGTGGAAGTGGTATTGTAAATTTTCATGGATCCACAGGAGATATTATTCTTTTAGGTACGGTTACTGACCAGCTTGAACCTATTTTCTTTGATTTGACCCATCAGCTTAATTGGGACCTTGGTGGTTCTGGTTCTAATTTGAGAAGTCCTGCTTGCTGTGTAGGTAAGTCTCGTTGTGAGTGGGCTTTGGTAGATGTTCAAGAATTAGATTATGAATTAACCATGGCTTTTCAGGATGAGTTGCATCGTCCTGCATTTCCATACAAGTTCAAGTTTAAATTTTCAGGTTGTCCTTTAGACTGTGTGGCTTCTGTGGCAAGAGCTGATATGTCTTTTATTGGTACATGGAGAGATGATATTAAAATAGACCAAGAAGCTGTAAGGGCTTATGTAAGGGGCGAGCTTAAGCCTAATGCTGGAGCCTTTTCTGATAGAGATTGGGGTCCTTTTGACATCAAGAAAGAGGTGATAGACCTTTGTCCAACTAAATGTATGTATTGGGATGAAAATGAGCAGAAGCTTTACATCAACAACAGTGAATGTAATAGATGTATGCATTGTATAGCCGTTATGCCAGAGGCTTTAAGGCCAGGAGATGATACTGGTATAGCTATATTGATTGGAGCTAAAGCTCCGATCTTAGAAGGAGCTCAGCTTTCTACCCTTATAGTTCCTTTTATGAAGGTTGAACCACCTTATGATGAGCTTAAAGATTTTATTTATAAGGCATGGGACTACTGGATGGAAAACGGAAAGAACCGTGAACGTATTGGTGAGCTTATTCAAAGGATAGGGTTGAATAAGTTTATTACCGATGTTCTTGGTCTTACTCCTATTCCGCAGCATGTAAGAGTACCTCGTGACAACCCATATATCTTCTGGAAAGAAGAAGAGGTTGAAGGTGGTTGGACTAGAGATGTGGCTGAGTTTAGAAAACGTCACCCCGCTTAATAATAGTTTGTAAAATGAAGGAAGACCAAAATATTTAAAAATAAAAGGAGGGTAAGATGGGAATTGAAAAATTTAAAGAGTTAGACCCAATTTATACAAAACCTTATGACCCAACATTGGCAGAAAAGTTATATAATCCTGAAAAACCTATGGAAAACAGAATTACTGATATAGGTCCTCCTTACTTCTGGCAGTTTATGCCTCCTGTTATTAAGAAAAATTTCGGCAAATGGGTTTCTCACGAAATCATTCAACCAGGTGTTTTAAAGTATAAATCTGAAACAGGGGATGTGGTTTATGTTGTTAGGTGTGGAACTCCTCGTTTAGAAACTACAGATTATATCAGAGAAATCTGTGAGATTGCTGAAAAATATTGTGATGGTTATGTCCGTTGGACTACTCGTAATAACGTAGAATTCCATGTAACAGATGAAGAAACTTTAAAGGCACTTATCGAGGATTTAAAAAACAGAAAACATCCTAATGGTTCTTATAAGTTCCCTATTGGTGGAACTGGAGCTGGTATTAGCAACATCGTTCATACTCAAGGTTGGATCCACTGCCATACTCCAGCCATAGATGCTTCTGGTGTAGTTAAGGCAATCATGGATGAACTTTTTGAATACTTTGGATCTCATAAGCTTCCTGCTAAGACCAAATTAGCTCTTGCTTGTTGTCTTAACATGTGTGGTGCTGTACACTGTTCTGACCTTGCTTTAGTTGGTATTCATAGAAAACCACCTTTGGTGGAAGATGAAAGGTTAGAGCACGTTTGTGAAATTCCTTTGGTTATCGCTTCTTGTCCTTTAGGTGCTATAAAACCTGCTACTGCTGAAGTTGACGGAAAGAAGAAGAAGACCGTAAGAATAAACGTGGATCGTTGTATGTTCTGTGGTAACTGCTATACGATGTGCCCAGCTTTACCTATTGCTGACGGCGAAGGAGACGGTATTACCATAGTGGTTGGTGGAAAGGTTTCTAACAGAATTTCTCCGCCTGAATTTTCTAGGGTAGTAATTCCTTATATACCTAATGAACCTCCTCGTTGGCCAACTACTGTTAAATGGCTTAAAAAGATTATTGAGGTTTATTCTCAGCATGCTAATAAGTATGAAAGGATTGGTAATTGGATTAATAGAATTGGTTGGGAAAGGTTCTTTGAATTAACTGGCATTCCATTTACTGAAAAATGTATTGACGATTATAGGCTTGCTTACAACACTTACAGAACATCTATGCACTTTAAGTTTACTAAACACGTAGATGAGGTGTTTAATGCTCCAGAAAACTATAAAGTAGAACTTTTTAAGTAAAAAATTCTTTAAAAGGGGTGTGTTATGGATAAAGAAGAATTGAAACAAAAAATAGTTCAGATAATGGAAGAAAAAGTAAAAAAAGGTGGAAAGACTAAAATCTATCTTAAAGATCTACAAAGAGAAATACCTGATGCCAACCCTCGTGAAATTAAAAACGCTGCTAATGAGTTGGTAAGAGAAGGAAAATTAGAGTACTTCTCTACCGGTAGTACGGTTATGTTTGGATTACCAGGAGTAGGAATGGGGTTGGAAGCAGGGGTAGAAAAGCCTGAAGAATAAGAAAATTGAAATCCCTTAGATAAAAAAGGGGGCTTTTAAAAGCCCCCTTTTTTATTTTTTTAATTTAGAAAATACTTTAGAAAAGATAAAAATTAATTTATAGAGCTTA is a genomic window containing:
- the dsrA gene encoding dissimilatory-type sulfite reductase subunit alpha produces the protein MGEVKKHDTPKVDQLKTGPWPSFVDDIYSYAEKHKKQACYDIMGQMELSYTNRETHWKHGGIVGVFGYGGGVIGRYSDQQEKFPAIWAFHTIRVHHTAGKWYHVSALRKLCDLWDHRGSGIVNFHGSTGDIILLGTVTDQLEPIFFDLTHQLNWDLGGSGSNLRSPACCVGKSRCEWALVDVQELDYELTMAFQDELHRPAFPYKFKFKFSGCPLDCVASVARADMSFIGTWRDDIKIDQEAVRAYVRGELKPNAGAFSDRDWGPFDIKKEVIDLCPTKCMYWDENEQKLYINNSECNRCMHCIAVMPEALRPGDDTGIAILIGAKAPILEGAQLSTLIVPFMKVEPPYDELKDFIYKAWDYWMENGKNRERIGELIQRIGLNKFITDVLGLTPIPQHVRVPRDNPYIFWKEEEVEGGWTRDVAEFRKRHPA
- the dsrB gene encoding dissimilatory-type sulfite reductase subunit beta: MENRITDIGPPYFWQFMPPVIKKNFGKWVSHEIIQPGVLKYKSETGDVVYVVRCGTPRLETTDYIREICEIAEKYCDGYVRWTTRNNVEFHVTDEETLKALIEDLKNRKHPNGSYKFPIGGTGAGISNIVHTQGWIHCHTPAIDASGVVKAIMDELFEYFGSHKLPAKTKLALACCLNMCGAVHCSDLALVGIHRKPPLVEDERLEHVCEIPLVIASCPLGAIKPATAEVDGKKKKTVRINVDRCMFCGNCYTMCPALPIADGEGDGITIVVGGKVSNRISPPEFSRVVIPYIPNEPPRWPTTVKWLKKIIEVYSQHANKYERIGNWINRIGWERFFELTGIPFTEKCIDDYRLAYNTYRTSMHFKFTKHVDEVFNAPENYKVELFK
- a CDS encoding dissimilatory sulfite reductase D family protein; the encoded protein is MDKEELKQKIVQIMEEKVKKGGKTKIYLKDLQREIPDANPREIKNAANELVREGKLEYFSTGSTVMFGLPGVGMGLEAGVEKPEE